From the Lampris incognitus isolate fLamInc1 chromosome 10, fLamInc1.hap2, whole genome shotgun sequence genome, one window contains:
- the wnt9b gene encoding protein Wnt-9b, with amino-acid sequence MCSRLPRTACLLRLVALCIILSHATAYFGLTGREPLVFLPGPFSNEPPTGKAHLKQCEQMTLTRRQKRLCRREPGLAETLRESVRLSLLECRYQFRNERWNCSLDGRGSLLKRGFKETAFLLAVSSAALSHALAKACSSGRMERCTCDDSPGLQHREAWQWGVCGDNLKYSTKFLKKFLGQKRVSKDLRAQIDAHNINVGIRAVKSGLKTTCKCHGVSGSCAVRTCWKQLSPFHDTGRLLKFRYDNAVRVLSATNAATGEAELVGPRRPHGQSGLRTTDLVFLEDSPSFCRPSRYSPGTGGRTCAKDTSCQSLCCGRGYNTAMRLTSLSCHCQVRWCCHVECQTCVREEEVYTCKKA; translated from the exons ATGTGCTCCAGGCTCCCACGGACTGCCTGCTTACTGCGACTCGTTGCACTCTGCATCATTCTCTCGCACGCCACAGCCTATTTCGG GCTGACAGGTAGGGAGCCTCTGGTGTTTTTGCCAGGCCCCTTCTCCAACGAACCTCCGACGGGCAAAGCTCACCTGAAGCAATGCGAGCAGATGACCCTGACCCGCCGGCAGAAGCGGCTGTGTCGTCGGGAGCCGGGCCTGGCGGAGACCCTGCGGGAGTCCGTGCGGCTCAGTCTACTGGAGTGCCGCTACCAGTTCCGGAACGAGCGCTGGAACTGCAGTCTGGACGGCCGGGGCAGCCTTCTCAAAAGAG GGTTTAAGGAGACGGCCTTCCTCCTGGCAGTGTCCTCTGCAGCGCTGTCCCACGCCCTCGCCAAAGCATGCAGCTCGGGCCGGATGGAGAGGTGCACGTGCGACGACTCTCCCGGTCTGCAGCACAGGGAAGCGTGGCAGTGGGGGGTCTGTGGCGACAACCTGAAATACAGCACCAAGTTTCTCAAGAAGTTCCTAGGCCAGAAGAGGGTCAGCAAGGACCTGAGGGCACAGATCGACGCTCACAACATCAACGTAGGAATCCGG GCGGTCAAGAGTGGGCTGAAGACGACCTGCAAGTGCCACGGCGTCTCCGGCTCGTGCGCTGTGCGGACCTGCTGGAAGCAGCTGTCGCCCTTCCACGACACCGGGCGGCTGCTGAAGTTCCGGTACGACAACGCCGTGCGGGTGCTGAGTGCCACCAATGCCGCCacgggggaggcggagctggtggGGCCCCGGCGCCCCCACGGCCAGTCGGGCCTCCGTACCACCGACCTGGTCTTCCTGGAGGACTCCCCCAGCTTTTGTAGGCCCTCGCGCTACTCCCCGGGCACAGGTGGCCGGACATGCGCCAAGGACACCAGCTGCCAGAGCCTGTGCTGTGGCCGCGGCTACAACACGGCCATGCGTCTCACCAGCCTGTCCTGCCACTGCCAGGTCCGCTGGTGCTGCCACGTGGAGTGCCAGACCTGTGTCCGAGAGGAGGAGGTGTACACCTGTAAAAAAGCCTGA
- the arf2a gene encoding ADP-ribosylation factor 2a has protein sequence MGNVFAGLFKNLFGKKEMRILMVGLDAAGKTTILYKLKLGEIVTTIPTIGFNVETVEYKNISFTVWDVGGQDKIRPLWRHYFQNTQGLIFVVDSNDRERVGEAKEELQRMLAEDELRDAVLLVFANKQDLPNAMNAAEITDKLNLHSLRHRNWYIQATCATSGDGLYEGLDWLSNQLKNAK, from the exons ATGGGGAATGTATTTGCAGGCTTGTTTAAAAATCTCTTTGGTAAAAAAGAGATGCGAATCCTGATGGTAGGGCTGGATGCTGCTGGAAAGACAACTATCCTATACAAGCTCAAACTGGGCGAGATTGTTACAACAATCCCTACTATCG GTTTTAACGTAGAGACAGTAGAATACAAGAACATCAGCTTTACTGTGTGGGATGTGGGTGGTCAGGACAAGATCAGGCCACTGTGGAGACATTACTTCCAGAACACACAAG GCCTGATCTTCGTCGTGGACAGCAATGACAGGGAGCGAGTAGGTGAGGCCAAAGAAGAGCTGCAGCGGATGCTGGCTGAGGATGAGTTGAGGGATGCCGTGTTGCTTGTGTTTGCAAACAAACAG GACCTACCCAATGCAATGAATGCAGCAGAGATCACAGACAAACTGAACCTGCACTCCCTGCGTCACCGCAACTGGTACATCCAGGCCACCTGCGCCACTAGCGGAGATGGCCTCTACGAGGGCTTGGACTGGCTCTCCAACCAGCTGAAGAACGCAAAATGA